One Roseomonas gilardii subsp. gilardii genomic region harbors:
- a CDS encoding sulfite oxidase heme-binding subunit YedZ — protein MPSDLSSGATRPRRPRAGGGPGGNRSGAARPGPWPWLDRGGRVSPFKTAVFLATLLPGLIAGLRWSTGTLGAEPYMEATHQTGLWAIRFLLISLAVTPLRHLLDWPGVVVLRRMLGLAALAYALAHLLLYVVDQRFDLLHVAGEILRRTYLTIGFAAVLGLCVLGWTSTDGAIRRMGRNWKRLHRLVFPIAALGALHFFMQSKVDVSEAVLMAGFLLWLILWRLLPATRRTGFLALLALVPLSALGAAAIEYGWYALATRVPAALVLRANLGIDHGPRPAQWVAVAALAAAVLPVLARLLRRFRPA, from the coding sequence ATGCCCTCCGACCTTTCCTCCGGCGCCACCCGCCCGCGCCGCCCGCGCGCGGGCGGTGGCCCGGGGGGCAACCGTTCCGGGGCGGCCCGCCCGGGACCCTGGCCCTGGCTGGACCGGGGCGGCCGCGTCTCGCCCTTCAAGACCGCCGTCTTCCTGGCCACGCTGCTGCCCGGCCTGATCGCCGGGCTGCGCTGGAGCACGGGCACGCTGGGGGCCGAGCCCTATATGGAGGCGACGCACCAGACCGGGCTCTGGGCCATCCGCTTCCTGCTGATCTCCCTGGCGGTCACGCCGCTGCGCCATCTGCTCGACTGGCCCGGGGTCGTGGTGCTGCGGCGGATGCTGGGCCTCGCCGCTCTGGCCTATGCCCTGGCCCATCTGCTGCTCTACGTGGTGGACCAGCGCTTCGACCTGCTCCACGTGGCCGGGGAGATCCTGCGGCGCACCTACCTCACCATCGGCTTCGCGGCGGTGCTCGGCCTCTGCGTCCTGGGCTGGACCTCCACCGACGGCGCGATCCGCCGCATGGGCCGGAACTGGAAGCGCCTGCACCGGCTGGTCTTCCCGATCGCCGCCCTCGGCGCGCTGCACTTCTTCATGCAGTCGAAGGTCGATGTCTCGGAGGCCGTGCTGATGGCCGGCTTCCTGCTCTGGCTGATCCTCTGGCGCCTGCTGCCCGCCACGCGGCGGACCGGCTTCCTGGCCCTGCTCGCCCTCGTGCCCCTGTCCGCCCTCGGGGCCGCCGCGATCGAATATGGCTGGTACGCCCTGGCCACCCGTGTCCCGGCCGCGCTGGTGCTGCGGGCCAATCTGGGCATCGACCATGGCCCGCGCCCCGCCCAGTGGGTGGCCGTGGCGGCCCTGGCCGCCGCCGTCCTGCCGGTCCTGGCCCGCCTCCTCCGGCGCTTCCGCCCGGCCTGA
- a CDS encoding gamma-butyrobetaine hydroxylase-like domain-containing protein produces MSVTASLVPTELRLRRAERRLEVAWPDGVRHSLPAEYLRAESPSAEVQGHGPGQKKLVSGRRHVGIMALEPVGHYAVRIVFDDLHDTGIYSWTVLRRMGEEQEAWWPAYEAELAARGLSRDPSARPEQDAPKGGCGTGGCGCG; encoded by the coding sequence ATGAGCGTCACCGCGTCCCTGGTCCCGACGGAGCTGCGCCTCCGCCGGGCCGAGCGGCGGCTGGAGGTCGCCTGGCCCGACGGGGTGCGCCACAGCCTGCCGGCCGAGTACCTGCGGGCGGAAAGCCCCTCCGCCGAGGTGCAGGGCCATGGGCCGGGGCAGAAGAAGCTGGTCTCGGGCCGCCGCCATGTCGGCATCATGGCGCTGGAGCCGGTCGGCCATTACGCCGTCCGGATCGTCTTCGACGACCTGCACGACACCGGCATCTACAGTTGGACGGTGCTGCGCCGGATGGGCGAGGAGCAGGAAGCCTGGTGGCCCGCCTACGAGGCCGAGTTGGCGGCCAGGGGGCTTTCGCGCGATCCCTCCGCCCGGCCGGAACAGGATGCGCCGAAGGGCGGTTGCGGGACCGGGGGGTGCGGCTGCGGCTGA
- a CDS encoding Trm112 family protein translates to MNDTKTSAPVDPRLLEILVCPVTKGPLRYDRERGELISDKAGLAYPIRDGIPIMLPDEARRLDG, encoded by the coding sequence ATGAACGACACCAAGACATCCGCCCCGGTCGATCCCCGCCTGCTGGAGATCCTGGTCTGCCCCGTGACCAAGGGCCCGCTGCGCTATGACCGCGAGCGTGGCGAACTGATCAGTGACAAGGCCGGGCTGGCCTATCCGATCCGCGACGGCATCCCGATCATGCTGCCGGACGAGGCGCGCCGGCTCGACGGATGA